The following DNA comes from Mycobacterium sp. MS1601.
CGCGGACAGTCTAGTGATGGTCTATTCCAAGGCGGTGTCCATCGTGGCGGCGCCATAGCCAGCGACAGAAACAGTTTGTGCATCACGCCGGCAACACCGCGCTATCCGAGCTCCCCAGCAGAGATCAGAGCCCCGAACATGTCCGTGGACCAGCCTGACGCTGCGGTGAAGACCACGGTCAGCGAGAAGCGACAGCCTCGATCACACCCTGCGGTGACTCACTTCTCGACACTGCTGTCCTGCGCAGGCCGGCCTTCTCCAACAGCGTGTCGTACTCGGCGATAGACCGTTCTCTGCCACCGGTGACGGCGAGCATGTTGAGGTCCATCAAAGCTGCGATGCCGGGATCATGGCCCTGCCCGACGATCATCTCCACGATCGCGATCCGCCCACCCGGACGCATCGATTCGCGACAGCGCTGCAGGATTCGGACACAGTGATCGTCGCCCCAGGGGCGCGGGTGGTCTCGGTCAGTTCCAGCGGACACCTGCGCTCGCCGTTGATTTTCGACGACATCGACTTCCGGTTCCGTGAATACGAACCATTCAGTGCCTACGGCCAATTCAAAACTGCCAACGTGCTTTTCGCGGTCGGTGTCACCGAACGATGGGCTGACGACGGGATCATCGCCAACGCGTTGATGCCCGGTGGCATCATGACCGCGCTACAACGGCATCCAGGCGAGGAATTCAGGGACGGCGCAGAGGAACGCTTCCGCCGCGCCGGCAGCCGCCTCAAGACCCCTGAACAAGGTGCGGCCACCTCGGCGCTATTGGCCGCCTCGCCCCACGTCGCCGGCGAAGGTGGCCGGTACTTCGAGGACTGCCGTGAGGCCACGGTGGCCGATCACCGCGACGAATTCGGCATCACGGGTGTGGCGCCCTATGCCCCTTGGATCGAGATAATGCGCAGCGTCTTTGGCAAGTATCGGCGCATCTCACCAGCTGACGCCCTGGGCCTAGCGGGCATCGATGTGACCGCCGGTTGAGCGGCGGCCTCACGTCGAACGTTCTGCGATTGAGGGGAACGGGGTTTGAGACGGCTTGGAGGTGAGACCGCGCCGGTGGCGGCGGAACCGGCACCGGCCAGAGTCGAACAAGGGCGCGACGGTCCTCACTGGGCCGGCAGCACCTCTGCGAGCCCGATCGCCGTGGCTTGCAGAATCAGGGTGAGCCTGGGTTCGAAGTCGAGTGCGTAATGGCCCCACTCGGGTTCCTGCTCGTAGAGCTTCGCAAGCGTCGGAGACGGGTGCGCTGTTTGCCACAGGCTCGCGGTCAGCGCAACCGTTGTCGTCACCAGGGTCTGAACCTGGGTCGGGGTCATCGTCGTTGTCCGCTGCAGCGAGCCGACGAGTTGATCATGGGCGGCAAACGCGATGAGTTTGTATCGGCGCGCGCGGTCCAGCTCGACGTCATCCTCGAGCGTCATCGCCACGTGCGCCAGCAGATCGCAGAACACCGGCAGCGAAGCGATGGTCTTCACCAGGATCTCAGCGATCTCAGTGGGGCCGAGGTCGCAACGACCTGCTGTTGCATTCTGGATCGCATCGCGCCACTGACCCCACCCACGTTCGGCCAGTTCCAGGAGAAGCTCTTCCTTGCTGGCGTAGTACCGCCGCACACCTGTGCGATGCAGGCCGGCTCGAGCGGTGACTGCCGCGACCGTGACGAATCGGACCCCGCCCAGCTCGAGGGCGACGGATTCGGCCGCGGCGAGGAGATCCTCTGACCGTTTTGCCTTGTCCTCGACCGAGCGGGCTCTTTCACGCACGGACTCAGGCTAACGCGCGCCACGCCCAATCGTTAACACATCACACCGTGCGTAAAACCGACGAGTTGTGCTACCGTTCAGATAACGCATCACATAGTGCGTTATCTCGGCCCGGATATCGACCAGAGGAACCTTCACATGCGCGCTGTCTCTGCCACCACCTTCGGTGATCCGAGCGTTCTCTCGGTCGGCGAGTTACCTGACCCTTCCCCGGGTTCGGGCGAGGTCACCATCGACGTGACCCATTCGGCGGTCGGAATGGTCGACCTGTTCTTCCGGCAGGGGGCCTTCTCGGACAGTCCGGGAATGCCGCAGCCTCCGTTCGTTCCAGGACTCGAGGTCACCGGAACCATCCGCGAACTCGGCCCGGGCGTCACCGACTTCCGTGTCGGGGAACAGGTTGTGGCGATGTCGCAGACCGGCACCGGCGGTTACGCGTCGGTGTACGTCGCGAACGCATCGTTCGTTGTGTCGATCGACGGCTTCGCCATCGATCCTGCTATTGCGGTCTCGATGATCCCCAATGCCGCGATGGCGTACGCGGCACTCACCGAGGTCGCGCATCTCAAAGAGGGAGAGAGCGTGCTGGTGCACGGGGCCCTGGGAGGACTCGCCAGTGCGTTTCCCGGGGTCGCGAAGCGCCTGGGGGCTTCCCGCGTTGTCGGCACAGTGCGTCCGGGGAAGCTGCGCGCGGCGAACCAGACCAAACTGCCCTACGACCAGATCGTGGACTCGACTCAGCTCATCGATGTGTTGGGGGGACAGAAATTCGATGTGGTCATCGACCCGGTCGGCGGTGAAATCCGATCGCAGAGCCTTGCCCTGATGGGACCCGGTGGGCGGTTGATCGCAGCGGGCAATGCCAGCGGGGATTGGGAGCACAGCATCGCCGACAGCCAACTCTGGATGGGCAGCGTCACGATTGCCGGCTTCAGCGCAGGCGCCTTCCTGCCTGCACACCCGCACGTGGTGCGACCCGCGCTCGAGGCCGCCCGTGCCGCCGTCGCCGCCGGGCTCGGCGATGCCAACATCGAAGCCCTGACCTTCGACGAGGCAGTACTGGCACACACCCGGATGGAAAGCCGGGACCTCGCAGGTCGTTTCGTCCTGACGGCGACGTCATGACTGTCATCGGAAGGATCGCCGAAAGGCTGGCTCCACTTCCGCCGGCGACCACCCGCAAAGTCACCGTCGAGCGAGATCTGCGAATTCCGATGGCTGACGGCATCACAC
Coding sequences within:
- a CDS encoding methyltransferase, whose protein sequence is MRPGGRIAIVEMIVGQGHDPGIAALMDLNMLAVTGGRERSIAEYDTLLEKAGLRRTAVSRSESPQGVIEAVASR
- a CDS encoding TetR family transcriptional regulator — translated: MRERARSVEDKAKRSEDLLAAAESVALELGGVRFVTVAAVTARAGLHRTGVRRYYASKEELLLELAERGWGQWRDAIQNATAGRCDLGPTEIAEILVKTIASLPVFCDLLAHVAMTLEDDVELDRARRYKLIAFAAHDQLVGSLQRTTTMTPTQVQTLVTTTVALTASLWQTAHPSPTLAKLYEQEPEWGHYALDFEPRLTLILQATAIGLAEVLPAQ
- a CDS encoding quinone oxidoreductase family protein, coding for MRAVSATTFGDPSVLSVGELPDPSPGSGEVTIDVTHSAVGMVDLFFRQGAFSDSPGMPQPPFVPGLEVTGTIRELGPGVTDFRVGEQVVAMSQTGTGGYASVYVANASFVVSIDGFAIDPAIAVSMIPNAAMAYAALTEVAHLKEGESVLVHGALGGLASAFPGVAKRLGASRVVGTVRPGKLRAANQTKLPYDQIVDSTQLIDVLGGQKFDVVIDPVGGEIRSQSLALMGPGGRLIAAGNASGDWEHSIADSQLWMGSVTIAGFSAGAFLPAHPHVVRPALEAARAAVAAGLGDANIEALTFDEAVLAHTRMESRDLAGRFVLTATS